In a genomic window of Mycolicibacillus parakoreensis:
- a CDS encoding LLM class F420-dependent oxidoreductase, with protein MRFTITHPIITHPCDPELVSGAGVIAVARAAEAAGFHGFGFTDHPAPTQRWLDAGGHDSLDPFVAMGFAAAHTTTLRLIPNVVVLPYRNPFVVAKSGATLDLMSGGRFTLAVGAGYLRAEFDALGVDFEERTLLVEESLDVIRAIWTGDDITVEGRHFTARGITAHPRPATQPHPPIWIGGNTGKARQRVVTRGDGWAPFAAPANLARTARTAPLDSLSALTAGIEDLKRRCESIDRDWSTIDISFTNLQGGHPGSPNFNADAYLEGVQRLADAGVTWVQVVLPGRSLTHTLDAIEEFREAVQPSP; from the coding sequence ATGCGGTTTACCATCACCCACCCGATCATCACCCACCCGTGCGACCCGGAACTTGTTTCCGGGGCAGGGGTGATCGCGGTTGCTCGCGCGGCCGAAGCGGCCGGCTTTCACGGCTTCGGTTTCACCGATCACCCCGCCCCCACCCAACGATGGCTCGATGCAGGCGGCCATGACAGCTTGGACCCTTTCGTTGCCATGGGGTTCGCTGCTGCCCACACCACCACCTTGCGGCTAATCCCCAACGTCGTTGTCCTGCCCTATCGCAACCCGTTCGTCGTCGCAAAGTCCGGCGCCACCCTCGACCTGATGTCGGGCGGACGATTCACGCTGGCAGTCGGCGCCGGTTACCTCAGGGCGGAGTTCGACGCGCTCGGCGTCGATTTCGAGGAGCGTACGCTCCTCGTCGAGGAGAGTCTGGACGTCATCCGGGCGATCTGGACCGGCGACGACATCACCGTCGAGGGACGGCACTTCACGGCTCGCGGGATCACCGCGCATCCGCGGCCGGCAACCCAACCGCACCCACCGATATGGATCGGCGGCAATACCGGGAAGGCCCGCCAACGCGTCGTCACCCGCGGGGACGGGTGGGCGCCTTTCGCGGCCCCGGCGAACTTGGCCAGAACGGCCCGCACTGCTCCCTTGGACTCCCTGAGTGCCCTGACGGCAGGTATCGAGGACCTCAAACGGCGGTGCGAGAGCATCGATCGCGACTGGTCGACGATCGACATCAGCTTCACCAATCTGCAGGGCGGCCATCCGGGCAGCCCAAACTTCAACGCCGATGCCTACCTCGAAGGGGTGCAGCGCCTTGCCGACGCCGGGGTGACGTGGGTGCAAGTCGTCCTGCCCGGACGCAGCTTGACTCACACGCTGGATGCCATCGAAGAGTTCCGGGAAGCGGTGCAACCGAGCCCGTAG
- a CDS encoding sterol carrier family protein — MAPVRVDPAATRAAVLAVADWLRCEPPDGAAPGRGELAAAVRLTARTLAAVAPGAAVEVRIPPFVAVQCLPGPRHTRGTPPNVAETDPRTWLRLACGLLDLPTAEAAGVIELSGVRAGEIGRWLPVMRLPGSAG, encoded by the coding sequence ATGGCACCTGTTCGGGTCGATCCCGCCGCCACCCGCGCCGCGGTGCTCGCCGTCGCCGACTGGCTGCGCTGCGAACCCCCGGACGGCGCCGCCCCCGGGCGCGGCGAGCTGGCCGCCGCGGTGCGCCTGACCGCGCGCACCCTGGCCGCCGTCGCCCCCGGGGCCGCCGTGGAGGTGCGCATCCCGCCGTTCGTGGCCGTGCAGTGCCTGCCCGGGCCGCGGCACACCCGCGGCACCCCGCCCAACGTCGCCGAGACCGACCCGCGCACCTGGCTGCGTCTGGCCTGCGGTCTGCTGGATCTGCCCACCGCCGAAGCCGCCGGTGTGATCGAACTCTCCGGCGTTCGCGCAGGTGAGATCGGTCGATGGCTGCCGGTGATGCGCTTGCCCGGCTCGGCCGGTTAG
- a CDS encoding TetR/AcrR family transcriptional regulator, protein MSTSTGSRGSARADSTRGALLTAAERLFAEHGVEAVTHRQIVQGAGQGNNAAVAYHFGTKKDLVRAIHDRHAIYIEELRAVRISETGESADLRDWVSCLVRPLTDYLASLPGPTWYARFAAQVMTDPTYQRVVTKNSLESESMRRVVERIGRIPQLPNHVRAERVIMMRTMLVYTCAAIERGFAEDAQGPRADWHGAASGLIDGIVGVWQAPVTDPPARGLSDQTGAEPAGTW, encoded by the coding sequence ATGTCCACCTCGACGGGAAGCCGAGGTTCCGCCCGGGCCGACAGCACCCGCGGCGCGTTGCTGACCGCCGCGGAGCGGTTGTTCGCCGAACACGGTGTGGAGGCGGTCACCCACCGCCAGATCGTTCAAGGGGCCGGCCAGGGCAACAACGCCGCGGTGGCCTATCACTTCGGCACCAAGAAGGATCTGGTGCGCGCCATCCACGACCGCCACGCGATCTACATCGAGGAGTTGCGTGCCGTCCGGATATCCGAGACCGGTGAGTCTGCCGATCTGCGCGACTGGGTGAGTTGCCTGGTGCGTCCGCTGACCGATTACTTGGCCTCACTGCCTGGACCCACCTGGTACGCGAGGTTCGCCGCTCAGGTGATGACCGACCCTACCTATCAACGTGTGGTCACCAAGAACTCCTTGGAATCAGAGTCGATGCGTCGTGTTGTCGAACGTATCGGACGAATCCCCCAGTTGCCCAACCATGTTCGGGCGGAAAGGGTGATCATGATGCGAACCATGCTGGTATACACCTGCGCCGCCATCGAACGCGGCTTCGCCGAAGACGCTCAAGGTCCGCGCGCCGACTGGCATGGGGCGGCCAGCGGTCTCATCGATGGCATCGTCGGTGTGTGGCAGGCCCCGGTGACCGATCCGCCGGCTCGCGGGCTTTCTGACCAAACAGGAGCAGAACCCGCCGGCACGTGGTGA
- the purF gene encoding amidophosphoribosyltransferase gives MTAQQPPPEENPPREECGVFGVWAPGEEVAKLTYYGLYALQHRGQEAAGIAVADGAQMLVFKDLGLVSQVFDEQTLAAMSGHVAIGHCRYSTTGSTTWENTQPVFRNTAAGTGVALGHNGNLVNTAELLGRAREAGLVATHGPDTATTDSDVLGALLAHGSADASLEQAARELLPTVRGAFCLTFMDEDTLYAARDPWGVRPLSLGRLDRGWVVASETAALDIVGASFVRDIEPGELLAIDADGVRSTRFAQPTRKSCAFEYVYLARPDSTLAGRSVHATRVEIGRLLAREAPVEADLVIGVPESGTPAAVGYAQESGIPFGQGLMKNAYVGRTFIQPSQTIRQLGIRLKLNPLKYVIRGQRLIVVDDSIVRGNTQRALVRMLREAGALEVHVRIAAPPVKWPCFYGIDFASPAELIANVVEDEAEMVEAVRRVIGADSLGYVSKEGMIAAIEHPAAQLCTACFDGNYPIALPEETALGKNVVEQMLANAAMRAGSGAEHSDVAAAHRP, from the coding sequence GTGACCGCCCAGCAGCCGCCACCCGAGGAGAATCCGCCCCGCGAGGAGTGCGGGGTATTCGGGGTATGGGCCCCCGGCGAGGAAGTCGCCAAACTCACCTACTACGGGCTGTATGCGCTGCAGCACCGCGGCCAGGAGGCCGCCGGCATCGCGGTCGCCGACGGCGCCCAGATGCTGGTGTTCAAGGATCTCGGGCTGGTCAGCCAGGTCTTCGATGAGCAGACGCTGGCCGCCATGAGCGGGCACGTCGCGATCGGGCACTGCCGCTACTCCACCACCGGCTCCACCACCTGGGAGAACACCCAGCCGGTGTTCCGCAACACCGCCGCCGGCACCGGGGTGGCGCTGGGCCACAACGGCAACCTGGTCAACACCGCCGAGCTGCTCGGGCGCGCCCGGGAGGCCGGGCTGGTGGCGACCCACGGCCCCGACACGGCGACCACCGACTCCGATGTGCTCGGCGCGCTGCTGGCGCACGGGTCCGCCGACGCCAGCCTCGAGCAGGCCGCCCGGGAGCTGCTGCCGACCGTGCGCGGAGCGTTCTGCCTGACGTTCATGGACGAGGACACCCTGTATGCCGCCCGGGACCCCTGGGGGGTGCGGCCGCTGTCGCTGGGCCGGCTCGATCGCGGCTGGGTGGTGGCCTCGGAGACCGCGGCGCTCGACATCGTCGGCGCCTCCTTCGTGCGCGACATCGAACCCGGGGAACTGCTGGCCATCGACGCCGACGGGGTGCGCTCCACCCGCTTCGCGCAACCGACCCGGAAAAGCTGCGCGTTCGAGTACGTCTACCTGGCCCGCCCCGACTCCACCCTGGCCGGGCGCTCGGTGCATGCCACCCGGGTGGAGATCGGCCGGCTGCTGGCCCGCGAGGCCCCGGTCGAGGCGGACCTGGTGATCGGGGTGCCCGAGTCGGGCACCCCCGCGGCGGTCGGCTACGCCCAGGAGTCCGGGATCCCGTTCGGACAGGGCCTGATGAAAAACGCCTACGTGGGGCGGACTTTCATCCAACCCTCGCAGACCATCCGGCAGTTGGGCATCCGGCTCAAACTCAACCCGCTGAAGTACGTGATCCGCGGTCAGCGGTTGATCGTCGTCGACGACTCGATCGTGCGGGGCAACACCCAGCGGGCTCTGGTGCGGATGCTGCGGGAGGCCGGGGCACTGGAGGTGCATGTGCGCATCGCCGCGCCGCCGGTGAAGTGGCCGTGTTTCTACGGCATCGACTTCGCCTCGCCGGCCGAGTTGATCGCCAACGTCGTCGAGGACGAGGCGGAGATGGTCGAGGCGGTGCGGCGCGTCATCGGCGCCGACAGCCTCGGCTACGTCTCCAAAGAGGGCATGATCGCCGCGATCGAACATCCCGCGGCACAGCTGTGCACCGCCTGCTTCGACGGCAACTACCCGATCGCGCTGCCCGAGGAGACCGCGTTGGGCAAAAACGTGGTCGAGCAGATGCTGGCCAACGCCGCGATGCGGGCCGGCAGCGGCGCGGAGCACTCCGACGTCGCCGCGGCGCACCGGCCCTGA
- a CDS encoding SDR family NAD(P)-dependent oxidoreductase, with product MTLSRHAASLDGKVAVVTGGGSGIGRGIAETFAEYGARVVIWEKDAQTAQTVTSSVGGLACVIDVRDPEQVDGALSRTVEEVGIPTVLVNNAGGVFKSPLLDTSINGWDSLIRSNLTHVLLCTQRVARIIVQHQAVGSIINIATIEGTRAAPGYAAYAAAKAGVINFTKTAALELAPHRIRVNCLAPDFTLTEGLERIGTPESLANAANNVPAARAGHVHEMGGAALFLATELGAYVTGQTIHVDGGTSAAGGWYHHPVTGEYILGAPQPGAGT from the coding sequence ATGACGTTATCCAGGCACGCGGCATCACTGGACGGGAAAGTGGCCGTCGTCACCGGTGGCGGTTCGGGCATCGGCCGCGGTATCGCCGAAACATTCGCCGAATACGGTGCCCGGGTGGTGATCTGGGAAAAAGATGCGCAGACCGCGCAGACGGTCACTTCCTCGGTCGGCGGTCTCGCCTGCGTGATCGACGTCCGAGATCCCGAACAAGTTGACGGGGCACTGTCGAGGACCGTCGAGGAGGTCGGAATACCGACCGTACTGGTCAACAACGCCGGAGGGGTGTTCAAATCCCCCTTACTCGACACCTCGATCAACGGGTGGGACAGCCTGATCCGCTCCAACCTCACCCACGTCTTGCTCTGCACACAACGTGTCGCGCGGATCATCGTGCAGCATCAAGCAGTTGGCAGCATCATCAATATCGCCACCATCGAGGGCACCCGCGCTGCACCCGGTTACGCGGCCTATGCCGCAGCCAAAGCCGGCGTCATCAATTTCACCAAGACCGCGGCCCTGGAGTTGGCGCCACATCGGATCCGAGTCAACTGCCTGGCCCCCGACTTCACCCTCACCGAGGGTTTGGAGCGAATCGGAACGCCGGAATCGCTGGCCAACGCCGCCAACAACGTGCCCGCGGCCCGGGCCGGACACGTTCATGAAATGGGTGGAGCAGCGTTGTTCCTGGCGACCGAACTCGGCGCCTACGTGACCGGCCAGACCATCCACGTCGACGGCGGTACCAGCGCGGCCGGAGGCTGGTATCACCACCCGGTCACCGGCGAATACATCCTCGGCGCCCCGCAACCAGGCGCGGGGACGTGA
- a CDS encoding Rv0804 family intramembrane glutamic endopeptidase, with product MRALGLAAGLLGWSALGPRLPHRWRTPVQAAAGTAMALAGRARLGLGPPAVWPGLRWGVPAAAGAAAAVAATTALPAVRLAMGARELPPIVPWLSWQIPVGTVWAEESAYRGALGSAAAAAFGPARGRLLQAATFGLSHIADARRAGDPVLPTVVATGAAGWLLGWLADRTGSLSAPLLAHLGINESGALAALSVQRRAGR from the coding sequence ATGCGGGCGCTGGGCCTGGCGGCCGGGCTGCTCGGGTGGAGTGCGCTGGGCCCGCGGCTGCCGCACCGCTGGCGCACGCCGGTGCAGGCCGCCGCCGGCACGGCGATGGCCCTCGCCGGCCGGGCCCGGCTCGGGCTGGGACCGCCGGCGGTCTGGCCGGGCCTGCGCTGGGGAGTGCCGGCGGCCGCCGGCGCGGCCGCCGCGGTCGCGGCCACCACGGCGCTGCCGGCGGTGCGTCTGGCGATGGGCGCGCGGGAGCTGCCGCCGATCGTGCCGTGGCTGAGCTGGCAGATCCCGGTCGGCACGGTGTGGGCCGAGGAGAGCGCCTACCGCGGGGCGCTGGGATCAGCCGCCGCCGCGGCGTTCGGGCCGGCGCGCGGCCGGCTGCTGCAGGCGGCGACGTTCGGGCTCTCCCACATCGCCGACGCGCGCAGAGCCGGCGATCCGGTGCTGCCCACCGTGGTGGCCACCGGTGCGGCGGGATGGCTGTTGGGGTGGCTCGCCGACCGCACCGGCAGCCTATCGGCGCCGCTGCTGGCGCATCTGGGCATCAACGAGTCCGGGGCGCTGGCCGCGCTGAGCGTGCAACGGCGGGCGGGGCGCTGA